One Helianthus annuus cultivar XRQ/B chromosome 7, HanXRQr2.0-SUNRISE, whole genome shotgun sequence genomic region harbors:
- the LOC110894590 gene encoding sucrose synthase 7, giving the protein MAASPSSVMKRSESVVETMPEALRQSRYHMKKCFLKYVEKGKRMMKLHHLMQEMETVIEDQDEKAELLEGVLGFILCTTQEAAVVPPYIAFAIRPNPGFWEYVKVSANDLSVEGINATDYLKFKEMIVDEKWANDANASEIDFGAMDFKMPTMSLSSSIGNGVHFTSKFITSKLYAQSGCQQLLVDYLLSLNHQGEKLMINDTLNTVSKLQAALIVAHASLSSLPNDTPYQSFELRFKEWGFEKGWGDNAKRACETVRFLLEVLQAPDPVNLEAFFSRVPNIFNVVLFSIHGYFGQSNVLGLPDTGGQVVYVLDQVVAMEEELLLRIKQQGLSFKPQILVVTRLLPDAKGTKCNKVLEPVLNTKHSQILRIPFRTEKGVLRKWVSRFDIYPYLENFTQDASAKIIEMVEGKPDLIIGNYTDGNLVASLMANKLGTTLGTIAHALEKTKYEDSDIKWKQLDPKYHFSCQFTADMIAMNSADFIITSTFQEIAGSKDRPGQYESHVAFTLPGLYRVVSGINVFDPKFNIASPGADQTVYFPYTETSKRFTTFQPAIEELLFSKVENDEHIGYLEDKNKPIIFSMARLDTVKNITGLTEWFGENTRLRNLVNLVVVAGFFDPSKSKDREEIAEIKKMHLLIDKYQLKGQIRWIAAQTDKSRNSELYRCIADSKGAFVQPAIYEAFGLTVIEAMNCGLPTFATNQGGPAEIIVDGVSGFQIDPNYGDQSSNKIADFFHKCKEDPGYWNIISEGGLKRIYECYTWKIYANKVLNMGNIYSFWKQLNKQQKEAKQRYIELFYNLHYKNLVRTVPIASDEVNRAPVSKAKAATQSLQKRTPSTLQRLLGA; this is encoded by the exons ATGGCGGCTTCTCCAAGTTCGGTAATGAAACGATCCGAATCAGTAGTGGAGACCATGCCGGAGGCCTTAAGGCAAAGCCGGTATCATATGAAAAAATGCTTCCTAAAATATGTAGAAAAAGGAAAGCGGATGATGAAACTTCACCATTTGATGCAAGAAATGGAGACGGTCATTGAGGACCAGGATGAAAAGGCTGAGCTATTGGAAGGTGTACTTGGTTTCATCTTGTGCACAACTCAg GAAGCAGCAGTTGTTCCGCCTTATATTGCTTTTGCTATAAGGCCGAACCCGGGATTCTGGGAGTACGTTAAAGTTAGTGCGAACGATCTATCAGTTGAAGGGATCAATGCCACAGATTACTTGAAGTTCAAGGAAATGATCGTCGACGAGAAATG GGCTAATGATGCAAATGCATCAGAGATAGACTTTGGAGCAATGGACTTTAAGATGCCTACCATGAGTTTATCTTCTTCAATTGGAAATGGAGTTCACTTCACATCGAAGTTTATTACTTCTAAACTTTATGCTCAATCTGGCTGCCAACAATTGCTAGTTGATTACTTGCTCTCGTTAAATCATCAAGGAGAA AAACTTATGATAAATGACACCCTCAACACAGTTTCAAAACTTCAAGCGGCTCTAATAGTAGCTCATGCCTCCCTTTCGTCGTTGCCGAATGACACCCCATATCAAAGCTTTGAGCTTAG ATTTAAAGAATGGGGTTTTGAGAAGGGATGGGGAGATAATGCGAAAAGGGCGTGCGAAACAGTCCGGTTTCTATTGGAGGTTCTTCAAGCCCCCGACCCCGTAAACCTGGAGGCTTTTTTTAGCAGGGTTCCAAACATATTCAATGTTGTTCTATTCTCCATTCATGGATATTTTGGTCAATCCAATGTTCTTGGCTTGCCTGATACTGGAGGCCAGGTAGTTTATGTTTTGGATCAAGTTGTGGCTATGGAAGAGGAATTGCTCCTTAGGATTAAGCAGCAAGGACTCAGCTTCAAGCCTCAGATTCTTGTG GTGACTAGACTTCTTCCTGATGCCAAAGGGACTAAGTGTAACAAGGTGTTGGAACCGGTTCTCAACACAAAACATTCTCAGATTCTTAGAATCCCGTTTAGGACAGAAAAAGGAGTTCTTCGTAAATGGGTGTCTCGGTTTGATATCTATCCATACCTCGAAAATTTTACTCAG GATGCGAGTGCGAAAATCATTGAAATGGTGGAAGGGAAACCTGATCTTATCATTGGAAATTATACTGATGGAAACCTGGTGGCATCTCTCATGGCTAACAAACTTGGAACCACATTG GGAACGATTGCGCATGCTTTAGAGAAGACTAAATACGAAGATTCAGACATAAAATGGAAGCAGTTGGACCCAAAATATCACTTTTCCTGTCAATTCACAGCTGATATGATTGCAATGAATTCAGCAGATTTTATTATCACTAGTACTTTCCAAGAAATTGCTGGAAG TAAAGATAGACCTGGGCAGTATGAAAGCCATGTAGCATTTACACTTCCAGGCTTATATAGAGTTGTTTCAGGCATTAATGTGTTTGATCCCAAATTCAACATTGCTTCTCCTGGGGCTGATCAAACCGTTTATTTCCCTTACACTGAAACGTCGAAACGATTCACTACATTTCAACCTGCCATAGAGGAATTACTCTTTAGTAAAGTTGAAAACGACGAACACAT TGGATATTTAGAAGACAAAAACAAACCAATCATCTTCTCAATGGCAAGACTTGACACGGTGAAGAACATCACGGGACTAACCGAATGGTTCGGGGAGAACACGAGGCTAAGGAACTTGGTTAATCTTGTTGTGGTCGCGGGTTTCTTCGATCCTTCAAAATCAAAAGATAGAGAAGAAATAGCAGAAATAAAGAAAATGCATTTGTTGATagataaataccaactcaaaggTCAAATAAGATGGATAGCAGCCCAAACTGATAAAAGCAGGAACAGTGAGCTTTATCGTTGCATTGCTGACTCAAAGGGGGCATTTGTGCAACCGGCTATATATGAAGCATTTGGTCTTACAGTAATAGAGGCAATGAATTGTGGTTTACCAACTTTTGCAACCAATCAAGGTGGTCCAGCTGAGATCATTGTTGATGGTGTTTCTGGATTCCAGATTGATCCTAATTATGGTGATCAGTCGAGCAATAAGATTGCTGACTTTTTCCATAAATGCAAAGAGGATCCTGGATACTGGAACATAATTTCAGAAGGCGGTTTGAAGCGCATATACGAATG CTACACATGGAAGATTTATGCAAATAAAGTGTTGAATATGGGGAACATTTACTCGTTCTGGAAGCAGTTAAACAAGCAACAAAAAGAAGCAAAACAAAGATACATTGAATTATTCTACAATCTACATTACAAGAACTTG GTGAGGACTGTGCCCATCGCTAGTGATGAAGTTAACCGTGCACCAGTGTCAAAAGCGAAAGCGGCAACACAGTCTTTACAAAA aCGCACACCATCCACATTGCAAAG GTTGCTTGGTGCTTAA